The following proteins are encoded in a genomic region of Drosophila bipectinata strain 14024-0381.07 chromosome XL, DbipHiC1v2, whole genome shotgun sequence:
- the LOC108121212 gene encoding acyl-coenzyme A oxidase 1, protein MSVNSDLQRERAAAILESEDFARWWAGGQAQLLERRSLEEHFYTDPRLQDAVHPSCLSYKERYEQTVAKSTHFLAKLRAWQKAKHPQMSLDVNTLKDFRTLLSGSLGTGIFQQSFPLRLHFSMFMTTLLGQGTEEQQAQWLSRAWHMDGVVGTYAQTELGHGTYIRGLETRADYDPERQEFVLNTPTQSAYKWWPGGLGNTANVAIVLAQLYVQGRHHGLQSFLVRIRDERTHEPLPGVDVGDIGPRLGGNGVNNGFLGLKDVRIPRNQMMMKNAQVLPDGTFVQGRPPLLLYGTMVYVRVITLRDALFCLLQAATIATRYSIVRRQSRIDEDKPEVCVLDHITQQVKILPQIARGVSYRLVADWLWGFYEQVLHQLEANPPAGNSLPELHALSCCLKAVATDEASRGVDLLRKSCGGHGFLSSANFDSIYGMATAAYTYEGEYTVLLLQTARFLVRQYVDSLKRKVLPSSVSYLRDTARLVWGKDLLRNCVRALECSALEEVRQAWQCQSIHRRSKVSEAMATNLAGRQMTAAAVAHAHAFLARQALAELKKVQATMAVTSVLQQLVELFVLDTFLGQVGSVLRWNGITGTQLRFVERRYEQLLAALRPNALAIVDGFDFHDRVLGSTLGCHDGRVYERLMEEARRNPLNQEPVNASFRSHLLPMMQGKL, encoded by the exons ATGTCGGTGAACTCGGATCTGCAGAGGGAGCGGGCGGCGGCCATTTTGGAGAGCGAGGACTTTGCCCGGTGGTGGGCGGGCGGGCAGGCGCAGTTGCTGGAACGGCGATCGCTGGAGGAGCACTTCTACACGGATCCCCGCCTCCAGGATGCAGTGCATCCCAGCTGCCTGTCCTACAAGGAGCGCTACGAACAGACCGTGGCCAAGTCCACCCACTTCCTGGCCAAGCTGCGGGCCTGGCAGAAGGCCAAGCACCCCCAGATGTCCCTCGACGTGAACACGCTGAAGGATTTCCGCACCCTGCTGTCCGGCTCCCTGGGCACGGGCATCTTCCAGCAGAGCTTCCCGCTGCGGCTGCACTTCTCCATGTTCATGACCACGCTGCTGGGACAGGGCACCGAGGAGCAGCAGGCCCAGTGGCTGAGCCGGGCCTGGCACATGGACGGCGTGGTGGGCACCTACGCCCAAACGGAACTGGGCCACGGCACCTACATCCGGGGCCTGGAGACCCGGGCCGACTACGACCCGGAGCGGCAGGAGTTCGTCCTGAACACGCCCACCCAGAGCGCCTACAAGTGGTGGCCGGGCGGATTGGGGAACACCGCCAATGTGGCCATTGTCTTGGCCCAGCTGTACGTCCAGGGCCGGCACCACGGCCTCCAGTCGTTCCTGGTGAGGATCCGGGACGAGAGGACCCACGAACCCCTGCCGGGCGTCGACGTGGGCGACATTGGACCGCGACTGGGCGGCAATGGCGTCAACAATGGCTTCCTGGGGCTGAAGGATGTCCGGATTCCGAGGAACCAGATGATGATGAAGAACGCCCAGGTCCTTCCGGACGGCACCTTCGTCCAGGGGCGTCCTCCACTGCTCCTGTACGGCACCATGGTCTACGTGCGGGTGATTACCCTGAGGGATGCCCTGTTCTGCCTCCTCCAAGCGGCCACCATCGCCACCAG GTACTCCATTGTGCGCCGCCAGAGCCGCATCGACGAGGACAAGCCGGAGGTGTGCGTCCTGGACCACATCACCCAGCAGGTGAAGATCCTGCCGCAGATTGCCCGCGGCGTCTCCTACCGGCTGGTGGCCGACTGGCTGTGGGGCTTCTACGAGCAGGTGCTCCACCAGCTGGAGGCCAATCCTCCGGCTGGAAACTCGCTGCCGGAGCTGCACGCCCTGAGCTGCTGCCTCAAGGCGGTGGCCACGGACGAGGCCAGTCGGGGCGTGGATCTGCTGCGGAAGAGCTGCGGCGGCCATGGATTCCTCTCCTCCGCCAACTTTGATAGCATCTACGGCATGGCCACGGCCGCCTACACGTACGAGGGCGAGTACACGGTGCTCCTGCTCCAGACGGCGCGGTTCCTGGTGCGCCAGTACGTGGACAGCCTGAAGCGCAAGGTCCTGCCCTCCAGCGTGTCCTACTTGCGCGACACCGCCCGCCTGGTCTGGGGCAAGGATCTGCTGAGGAACTGCGTGCGCGCCCTGGAGTGTTCCGCCTTGGAGGAAGTGCGCCAGGCCTGGCAGTGCCAGAGCATCCACCGCCGTTCCAAGGTGAGCGAGGCGATGGCCACCAACCTGGCTGGCAGACAGATGACCGCCGCCGCGGTGGCCCACGCCCACGCCTTCCTCGCCCGCCAGGCGCTGGCGGAGCTGAAGAAGGTGCAGGCCACCATGGCAGTCACCTCCGTGCTCCAGCAGCTGGTGGAGCTCTTCGTCCTCGACACATTCCTCGGCCAGGTGGGCTCTGTCCTTCGCTGGAACGGCATCACCGGCACCCAGCTGCGCTTCGTGGAGCGTCGCTACGAGCAGCTCCTGGCTGCACTGCGTCCCAATGCCCTCGCCATTGTGGATGGCTTCGATTTCCACGATCGGGTCTTGGGCTCCACCCTGGGCTGTCACGATGGGCGGGTGTACGAGCGGCTCATGGAGGAGGCCCGCCGGAATCCCCTCAACCAGGAGCCCGTCAACGCCTCCTTCCGAAGCCACCTCCTGCCCATGATGCAGGGCAAGCTCTAa